From Ipomoea triloba cultivar NCNSP0323 chromosome 5, ASM357664v1, the proteins below share one genomic window:
- the LOC116019160 gene encoding uncharacterized protein LOC116019160, producing MTLRHLHFSLSKPQSMKPLFPRPIPAIFQIANFSNAPFHPSHATSSSSRRHEVESRRVKVSVWWDFENCNLPTGSNVFRVTQGITAAIRANGIKGPIQITAFGDVMQMSRVNQEALSSTGISFTHVPNGGKNSADRSLLVALMYWVSQNPPPAHLFLISGDRDFASILHRLRMNNYNILLASLESVPSVLSSAASIMWQWNALIRGENLTGRHFNQPPDGPYGSWYGHFKSPLEDPFVAMEQPTLCCTQEPSNSNSELKIRPIPKAVQKLILHILCSKPTGISSKELRSELDKSNLSIDKDLYGYKKFSCFLLAMPHILKLQSGNDGQLLVRGVCSKASEQNGGISRITAAGVSNAGVPADSKPQSAPSPYCVPKMKTSKNLQKREKVK from the exons ATGACGCTCCGTCATCTCCATTTCTCTCTCTCAAAACCCCAATCTATGAAACCCCTTTTTCCAAGGCCCATTCCCGCCATTTTTCAAATCGCCAATTTCTCCAACGCCCCATTTCACCCCTCCCACGCCACCTCCTCCTCTTCCCGCCGGCACGAGGTGGAAAGCCGGCGTGTTAAGGTCTCGGTATGGTGGGATTTCGAGAATTGCAACTTGCCGACTGGCTCCAACGTGTTTAGGGTGACCCAGGGCATCACTGCCGCCATTAGGGCTAATGGGATCAAGGGTCCCATCCAAATCACGGCTTTCGGAGATGTAATGCAGATGTCGCGGGTTAACCAGGAGGCCCTTTCGTCTACGGGAATAAGTTTCACTCACGTCCCTAATG GTGGAAAGAACAGTGCTGATAGGTCCCTTCTTGTGGCCCTTATGTATTGGGTTTCCCAAAATCCCCCGCCAGCACACCTTTTCTTGATTTCTGGAGATAGAGATTTTGCCAGTATTCTGCACCGGCTAAGGATGAACAATTATAACATCTTGCTTGCTAGTCTAGAATCTGTGCCCAGTGTTCTAAGCAGTGCTGCTAGTATCATGTGGCAATGGAATGCTCTAATTAGAGGGGAGAACCTCACAGGAAGGCATTTTAATCAACCGCCAGACGGTCCCTATGGTTCTTGGTATGGGCATTTTAAGTCACCTCTTGAAGACCCTTTTGTGGCTATGGAGCAGCCAACTCTTTGCTGTACTCAGGAGCCATCTAATTCTAATTCAGAATTGAAAATTCGACCGATACCAAAAGCTGTTCAGAAGCTTATCCTTCATATCCTTTGCTCAAAACCCACAGGAATTTCAAGTAAAGAACTTCGCTCAGAACTGGATAAAAGCAATTTGAGTATAGATAAAGACTTGTATGGGTATAAGaagttttcttgttttcttttagCCATGCCACATATTTTGAAACTCCAATCTGGAAATGATGGCCAGTTATTAGTACGGGGTGTCTGCTCAAAGGCTTCTGAACAAAATGGGGGTATTTCCAGAATAACTGCGGCGGGAGTTAGTAATGCAGGAGTACCAGCAGATTCGAAGCCACAGTCAGCACCTAGTCCGTACTGTGTCCCAAAAATGAAAACTTCAAAAAATTTGCAAAAGCGAGAAAAAGTGAAATAG